From bacterium, one genomic window encodes:
- a CDS encoding ABC transporter substrate-binding protein codes for MMRTLVAVLLACALGGLGAVSWAAGAADQPKRGGTLIYGLSTEPPDLDPHVNSGSSAGNVKAAVYQGLVRYGHGGVIEPALAEHWGLVGQTQYVFHLRPGVKFHNGDPLTAADVKFSMDRILDPKTGSALRSSLKAIKSVEVVDPMTVKIVLSEPFAPLLAYLAEPYGAIVDAKFVQGGANLRSVMMGTGPFKFVSWDPGQRIRLVRNDAYWESGKPYLDGINFVPLADAQTRLTALRAGDIMMMDFVPQEQMNAIARDTQLKLYADVGIFMCIIFNPQRKPYDDVRVRQAISYAIDRNAVVKTIFDGRGTPITGDVIPNNWWSHDAKADGMYTYQPDKARQLLKEAGYGDGLKITILAPITYSLHTRTAQVLQAQLAKVGIQAQLDLPEWAVVLNRHNQGDFAIEVRGLSASVNDPDFLSLFYESDSTFYPKQVGFKDAQLDQWLDQARALGNQAIRKQLYAKIEERALMLAPWVYIAWGDQGEAARAYVRGYDHYPGPLGTYSGYSLSETWLAK; via the coding sequence ATGATGCGCACACTCGTGGCGGTGCTGCTCGCGTGCGCCCTTGGCGGGCTCGGCGCCGTATCGTGGGCCGCCGGCGCCGCCGACCAGCCGAAGCGCGGGGGCACGTTGATCTACGGGCTGTCGACCGAACCCCCGGATCTCGACCCGCACGTGAACTCCGGCTCCAGCGCCGGGAACGTCAAGGCGGCGGTGTACCAGGGGCTCGTCCGGTACGGGCACGGCGGCGTGATCGAGCCGGCGCTCGCCGAGCACTGGGGCCTCGTGGGGCAGACGCAGTACGTCTTCCACCTGCGGCCGGGAGTGAAGTTCCACAACGGGGATCCGCTCACCGCGGCGGACGTGAAGTTCTCGATGGACCGCATCCTCGACCCAAAGACGGGCTCGGCGCTGCGGAGCAGCCTGAAGGCGATCAAGAGCGTCGAGGTCGTGGACCCCATGACGGTGAAGATCGTCCTGAGCGAGCCGTTTGCGCCGTTGCTGGCCTACCTCGCCGAGCCGTACGGAGCCATCGTCGACGCGAAGTTCGTCCAGGGCGGCGCCAACCTGCGCTCGGTGATGATGGGGACGGGCCCGTTCAAGTTCGTTTCGTGGGATCCGGGACAGCGCATCCGCCTCGTCCGCAACGACGCCTACTGGGAGTCGGGCAAACCGTACCTCGACGGCATTAACTTCGTGCCGCTCGCCGACGCCCAGACCCGCCTCACGGCGCTCCGCGCCGGGGACATCATGATGATGGACTTCGTCCCTCAGGAGCAGATGAACGCGATCGCGCGCGACACACAGCTCAAGCTGTACGCCGATGTCGGCATCTTCATGTGCATCATCTTCAACCCGCAGCGGAAGCCCTACGACGACGTGCGGGTGCGCCAGGCGATCTCGTATGCGATCGACCGGAACGCCGTGGTCAAGACGATCTTCGACGGCCGCGGCACGCCGATCACCGGCGATGTCATCCCGAACAACTGGTGGTCGCACGACGCGAAGGCCGACGGCATGTACACGTACCAGCCCGACAAAGCGCGCCAGCTGCTGAAGGAGGCAGGGTACGGGGATGGCCTCAAGATCACGATCCTCGCCCCGATCACGTACAGCCTGCACACGCGCACCGCGCAGGTCCTCCAGGCCCAGCTCGCCAAGGTCGGCATCCAGGCGCAGTTGGATCTGCCCGAGTGGGCGGTCGTGCTGAACCGCCACAACCAGGGCGACTTCGCGATCGAGGTGCGGGGACTCTCGGCCTCGGTCAACGATCCAGACTTCCTCTCCCTCTTCTACGAGTCGGACAGCACGTTCTACCCGAAGCAGGTGGGGTTCAAGGACGCGCAGCTCGACCAGTGGCTCGACCAGGCGCGGGCCCTCGGGAACCAGGCCATCCGAAAGCAGCTCTACGCGAAGATCGAGGAGCGTGCGCTCATGCTGGCGCCGTGGGTGTACATCGCCTGGGGCGACCAGGGCGAGGCGGCGCGAGCGTACGTCCGCGGCTACGACCACTATCCCGGACCGCTCGGCACGTACTCGGGCTACTCGCTCTCGGAGACGTGGCTGGCGAAGTAG
- a CDS encoding enoyl-CoA hydratase has product MDTAVVMCEVQDGVALLTLNHPQRRNALSRAMLEALRAHLDRVARDAAVRAVIIRANGPAFSAGHDLRELVGSTEEDARALFALCTEVMEAIRALPKPVIAQVHAVATAAGCQLAATCDLVVASEDATFATPGVKIGLFCTTPGVAVSRAVGSKKAMEMLLTGAPITSAEAERAGLVNKVVPPDRLAEETMALARQIVAASAYTLGIGKRGFYAQVALDRPKAYEVAERVMVENTLAPDAQEGMRAFLEKRPPHWRS; this is encoded by the coding sequence ATGGATACGGCGGTCGTGATGTGCGAGGTGCAGGACGGCGTCGCGCTGCTCACACTGAACCATCCGCAGCGGCGCAATGCGCTGTCCCGCGCGATGCTCGAGGCGCTGCGTGCCCACCTCGACCGCGTCGCGCGTGACGCGGCCGTACGCGCCGTGATCATACGCGCGAACGGGCCGGCGTTCAGCGCGGGTCACGACCTGCGGGAACTGGTCGGGAGCACGGAGGAGGATGCGCGCGCGCTGTTCGCGCTGTGCACGGAGGTCATGGAGGCGATCCGGGCGCTTCCCAAGCCGGTGATCGCGCAGGTGCACGCGGTGGCCACCGCCGCGGGCTGCCAGCTCGCCGCAACGTGCGACCTCGTGGTGGCGTCCGAGGACGCAACGTTCGCCACGCCCGGCGTCAAGATCGGTTTGTTCTGCACGACCCCGGGGGTGGCGGTCTCGCGGGCGGTCGGATCCAAGAAAGCGATGGAGATGCTCCTTACCGGCGCGCCGATCACCTCTGCCGAGGCGGAGCGCGCCGGGTTGGTGAACAAGGTCGTGCCGCCGGACCGGCTCGCCGAGGAGACGATGGCGCTCGCCCGGCAGATCGTCGCGGCGAGCGCATACACGCTCGGAATCGGCAAACGCGGCTTCTACGCGCAGGTGGCGCTCGACCGGCCCAAGGCCTACGAGGTGGCTGAGCGGGTCATGGTCGAGAACACGCTCGCCCCGGATGCGCAGGAAGGGATGCGGGCGTTCTTGGAAAAGCGCCCGCCGCACTGGCGGTCCTGA
- a CDS encoding VOC family protein, protein MTTQEGEEHMRPRVNIITLAVGNLEQSLAFYRDGLGLPTKGIVGTEFKGTESEPAGATVVFQLQGGLMLALYPRTELAKDANVPHTASSTSEFSLGYAVPSREAVDDLLRRAEAAGAVVTDNPHDRPWGIYSGYFQDVDGHLWEIIWNPKMQIRD, encoded by the coding sequence GTGACGACGCAAGAAGGAGAAGAGCATATGCGACCTCGTGTGAATATCATTACGTTGGCCGTCGGTAACCTCGAACAATCCCTGGCCTTCTATCGTGATGGCCTTGGTCTGCCCACCAAGGGCATCGTCGGTACCGAGTTCAAAGGAACCGAATCCGAGCCCGCGGGGGCTACCGTGGTCTTCCAACTGCAAGGCGGTCTGATGTTGGCACTCTATCCACGCACCGAACTGGCAAAGGACGCGAATGTGCCCCATACGGCCTCAAGTACGTCTGAGTTCAGCCTCGGGTATGCGGTGCCAAGCCGGGAGGCTGTCGACGACCTGCTTCGGCGTGCGGAAGCGGCGGGTGCCGTGGTGACTGACAACCCACATGATCGGCCGTGGGGAATCTACTCGGGCTACTTCCAGGACGTGGATGGACACTTGTGGGAAATCATATGGAATCCAAAGATGCAAATCAGAGACTGA
- a CDS encoding ABC transporter permease, producing the protein MGAYVARRLIAAVLMTAAIATAVFLLLRAVPGDVVVVMLGENSASPDKIAAMRHVLGLDRPLLDQYLTWLGRLARGDFGTSILSGRPIGADLAVRLPRSLELGAVALAAAVVLGIPLGTVAARRAGRALDFAITGVSVLGLTFPSFVVGTVFVLVFGLVFHWFPATGYVPFSDDPIGHLRHLVLPAATLALTFAPVVLRMTRAGMLETLSQDFVRTARAKGLAEPAVVVRHVLRNSLIPVVTVLGLQAGELIGRIVLIEYIFNWPGVSSLLLSGAFQRDYPLVQAVVIVVAGAFVLINLAVDLTYMLIDPRIRLT; encoded by the coding sequence ATGGGCGCCTACGTCGCGCGCCGTTTGATCGCCGCCGTGCTCATGACGGCGGCGATCGCCACCGCGGTCTTCCTGCTGTTGCGCGCGGTGCCGGGCGACGTCGTCGTCGTCATGCTCGGCGAAAACAGCGCGTCCCCCGACAAGATCGCGGCCATGCGGCACGTCCTGGGGTTGGACCGCCCCCTGCTCGACCAGTACCTGACGTGGCTCGGCCGCCTTGCGCGCGGGGACTTTGGGACGTCGATCCTCTCCGGACGCCCGATCGGCGCCGATCTTGCCGTCCGCCTGCCGCGGTCGCTGGAGTTGGGCGCGGTCGCTCTCGCCGCCGCCGTCGTCCTCGGCATCCCGCTCGGCACGGTGGCGGCCCGCCGCGCGGGACGGGCGCTCGACTTCGCGATCACGGGCGTGTCGGTGCTCGGCCTGACGTTTCCGTCGTTCGTGGTCGGAACGGTGTTTGTCCTCGTGTTCGGGCTCGTGTTCCACTGGTTCCCCGCCACCGGCTACGTCCCGTTCTCCGACGACCCGATCGGCCACCTCCGCCACCTCGTGCTCCCGGCGGCCACGCTGGCGCTGACGTTTGCGCCGGTCGTCCTGCGCATGACGCGGGCCGGCATGCTCGAGACCCTGTCTCAGGACTTCGTCCGCACCGCGCGGGCGAAGGGACTGGCGGAACCGGCGGTCGTCGTTCGCCACGTGCTTCGGAACTCGCTGATTCCGGTCGTGACGGTACTCGGCCTGCAGGCGGGCGAGTTGATCGGGCGCATCGTCCTGATCGAGTACATCTTCAACTGGCCCGGCGTGTCCAGCTTGCTCCTCTCCGGTGCGTTTCAGCGCGACTATCCTCTCGTCCAAGCGGTCGTGATCGTCGTCGCGGGCGCGTTCGTCCTGATCAACCTCGCGGTCGACCTCACCTACATGCTGATCGATCCGCGGATCCGACTGACATGA
- a CDS encoding S41 family peptidase, giving the protein MDSSRTVVRSWLAVLLAVALLLVPFAQLPHASAASGSLVVSALRVLEQEYVDPVQPVQMLNVAVATLRKATNKGTDVLPDIAPGTPEAAADAQFVAEFSRASQSAPTGATPLAYAATQGMLLSLKDSHTYYLDPDQLRESRRQLFGNPSFTGIGVTITSQKDASGIAWVFVENVFPGSPASQAGVKRFDRIVSVDGQSLKDKTATDASQLIRGPAGSTANLVVQRGTQTVQLQVTRAAIRVPPVETSFISPGVAYLKIFEFSQGAGQQLRSGIQALQAQGAIHSAILDLRGNPGGLIIEAANVGGVFMPANTILARIRERGQPPSLLQTSGRPLLPDTPLAVLVDANSASASEILTGAFKDYQRATIVGEKTAGALGGSVTVALPEGGMSVTVERILTPKNQQVEAVGIAPDVNVTLTVTDMERGQDPQLQAALHAVGTALGPVMRWLARAA; this is encoded by the coding sequence ATGGATTCATCCCGTACCGTGGTGAGATCGTGGCTCGCGGTCCTGCTGGCCGTCGCACTGCTCCTGGTGCCGTTTGCCCAGCTGCCGCACGCGTCGGCCGCGAGCGGATCGCTCGTGGTCTCCGCGCTCCGTGTGCTTGAACAGGAGTACGTCGACCCGGTACAACCGGTGCAGATGCTCAACGTCGCCGTCGCGACGCTGCGGAAGGCGACCAACAAGGGAACCGACGTGCTGCCCGACATCGCCCCGGGGACGCCCGAGGCGGCGGCGGACGCCCAGTTCGTAGCGGAGTTTTCGCGCGCGTCGCAGTCGGCCCCGACGGGCGCGACGCCGCTCGCGTACGCCGCCACCCAGGGCATGCTGCTCTCGCTGAAGGACAGCCACACCTACTACCTTGATCCGGATCAGCTTCGCGAGAGCCGCCGCCAGCTCTTTGGCAACCCTAGTTTCACCGGCATCGGCGTGACGATCACGTCGCAGAAGGACGCGTCCGGGATCGCATGGGTGTTCGTTGAGAACGTGTTCCCCGGCTCCCCGGCGTCCCAGGCAGGGGTGAAGCGGTTTGACCGTATCGTCTCGGTGGACGGCCAGTCGCTGAAGGACAAGACGGCGACCGACGCGAGCCAGCTGATCCGCGGGCCGGCGGGGTCGACCGCGAACCTCGTGGTCCAGCGGGGGACCCAGACGGTGCAGCTCCAGGTGACGCGAGCCGCGATTCGGGTGCCTCCGGTGGAGACGAGCTTCATCTCGCCGGGCGTAGCGTATCTCAAGATCTTCGAGTTCTCCCAGGGCGCAGGGCAGCAGCTTCGGAGCGGCATCCAGGCCCTGCAGGCGCAGGGGGCGATTCACTCCGCGATCCTGGATCTGCGCGGCAACCCCGGCGGCTTGATCATCGAGGCCGCCAACGTCGGCGGCGTGTTCATGCCGGCCAACACCATCCTCGCGCGGATCCGCGAGCGCGGACAGCCGCCGAGCCTGCTGCAGACGTCGGGGCGGCCGTTGCTGCCCGACACCCCGCTCGCGGTGCTCGTGGACGCCAACAGCGCGTCGGCGTCGGAAATCCTCACCGGCGCGTTTAAGGACTATCAGCGAGCGACGATCGTCGGGGAGAAAACCGCGGGCGCACTCGGTGGATCGGTGACCGTGGCGCTGCCCGAGGGTGGCATGTCGGTCACGGTGGAGCGCATCCTGACGCCGAAGAACCAGCAGGTTGAGGCGGTCGGCATCGCGCCCGACGTGAACGTGACGCTCACGGTGACCGACATGGAGCGCGGCCAGGATCCGCAGCTGCAGGCGGCGCTTCACGCGGTGGGGACCGCGCTCGGCCCCGTGATGAGGTGGTTGGCGAGGGCGGCATAG
- a CDS encoding acyl--CoA ligase family protein codes for MLTGTRVYREELSPVTFLERAGDVHADRVAVVDGARRFTYREWRGRARRLASALRRAGLRKDDRVAFLAFNSEPMLLAHFGVPQAGAILVAINTRLTADDVRYIVEHSGSTLLCYSPELAPLTVDAPGQVRRIELGPAFEALLAEGDDGPVEPWIEDEEEVLAIDYTSGTTGRPKGVMYTHRGAYLNALAMMIEHKIDRTSSYLWTLPMFHCNGWTFTWGLSAVGARSVCIPRIDPGEIWRLFEEEGVTHFCAAPTVLTMLANHAAAHRLARPVRIMTAGAPPSPTIIARVTELNFELEHAYGLTESYGPFTINVDPPGLAACGEDERARLKARQGMAHVTAGWQRIVDEAMRDVPADGQTLGEVVYRGNVVAKGYFGQPDATAQAFRGGWFHTGDIGVMHPDGQIELRDRKKDIIISGGENISTIEVEQAVVSHPSVLECAVVGIPDDMWGEVPKAFVTLKPGHAATPEEIVAHCRARIAGFKCPKAVEFGDLPKTSTGKIQKFVLREREWKGREKRVN; via the coding sequence ATGCTCACCGGCACTCGGGTCTACCGCGAGGAACTCTCCCCGGTCACGTTCCTCGAACGGGCGGGCGACGTCCACGCTGACCGCGTCGCCGTCGTCGACGGCGCGCGGCGCTTCACGTACCGCGAGTGGCGGGGCCGCGCGCGCCGGCTGGCGTCCGCGCTCCGCCGGGCCGGTCTCCGAAAGGACGACCGGGTGGCGTTCCTGGCGTTCAACTCGGAGCCGATGCTGCTCGCCCATTTCGGGGTTCCCCAGGCTGGGGCGATCCTCGTCGCGATCAACACGCGGCTCACCGCCGACGACGTCCGCTACATCGTCGAACATTCGGGATCCACGCTCCTCTGCTATTCCCCCGAACTGGCGCCCCTGACGGTCGACGCGCCGGGGCAGGTTCGCCGCATCGAGCTGGGTCCCGCGTTCGAGGCGCTCCTCGCGGAAGGCGACGACGGCCCCGTTGAGCCGTGGATCGAGGACGAGGAGGAGGTGCTCGCGATCGACTACACCTCCGGGACGACCGGGCGGCCAAAGGGCGTGATGTACACGCATCGCGGCGCATACTTGAACGCGCTCGCGATGATGATCGAGCACAAGATCGACCGCACGTCCAGCTACCTGTGGACGCTGCCGATGTTCCACTGCAACGGCTGGACGTTTACGTGGGGGCTCTCCGCGGTCGGCGCGCGGAGCGTGTGCATCCCGCGCATCGACCCCGGGGAGATCTGGCGGCTGTTTGAGGAGGAGGGCGTCACGCATTTCTGCGCCGCCCCCACCGTGCTCACGATGCTTGCCAACCACGCGGCCGCCCACCGGCTCGCGCGACCGGTGCGCATCATGACCGCCGGCGCGCCGCCGTCGCCGACGATCATCGCGCGCGTGACCGAGCTCAACTTCGAGCTGGAACACGCCTACGGCCTGACCGAGTCCTACGGTCCGTTCACGATCAACGTGGACCCACCGGGCCTCGCGGCGTGCGGTGAGGACGAGCGCGCACGGCTCAAGGCGCGCCAGGGTATGGCCCACGTCACCGCCGGATGGCAGCGCATCGTCGACGAGGCGATGCGCGACGTACCGGCGGACGGACAGACGCTGGGCGAGGTGGTGTACCGGGGCAATGTGGTCGCGAAGGGCTACTTCGGCCAACCGGACGCGACCGCGCAGGCGTTTCGCGGGGGCTGGTTCCACACCGGCGACATCGGGGTGATGCATCCGGACGGGCAGATCGAGCTCCGGGACCGCAAGAAGGACATCATCATCTCGGGGGGAGAGAACATCAGCACCATCGAGGTCGAGCAGGCGGTCGTGAGCCATCCCTCCGTCCTGGAGTGCGCCGTGGTCGGGATTCCGGACGACATGTGGGGCGAGGTGCCGAAGGCGTTCGTGACGCTGAAGCCGGGCCACGCCGCGACCCCAGAGGAGATCGTGGCCCACTGCCGCGCGCGCATCGCGGGCTTCAAGTGCCCGAAGGCCGTCGAGTTCGGCGATCTGCCGAAAACCTCGACCGGCAAGATCCAGAAGTTCGTGCTCCGCGAGCGCGAGTGGAAGGGGCGCGAGAAGCGGGTGAACTAG
- the pstS gene encoding phosphate ABC transporter substrate-binding protein PstS yields the protein MRTTKAQSRLGSRRLLAAALAVVALGILGGSLAAPSPTAAQSAVTITGAGSSFDYPLFSKMFSVWHGMHSNVQVNYQSIGSGGGQQQLFAGTVNFGASDAPLTDDQLKAHPTIVHIPITLGAVSVGYNLPGVPTGLRLTGDVLARIYMGQITSWSDPAITGLNPNFKVPNLPIAVVHRSDGSGTSFIFTAYLSAINPAWKSKVGNGASVDWPTGVGAKGSEGVSGQVKQTPGGIGYFEMAYSIENKIPQATMENAAAHWTMPSVQGAAVGAGQAAAHMPADLRAMFVNAPGPTSYPIAGFSWVLVDSQKVSQPLVDLLTWMVHDGQQYAQPLYYAPLPAQVVQLDDQKLKALTPK from the coding sequence GTGAGGACGACTAAAGCGCAATCTCGACTCGGCTCTCGGCGCTTGCTCGCGGCCGCGCTTGCTGTGGTCGCGCTCGGCATTCTCGGAGGAAGCCTCGCGGCCCCCTCGCCAACCGCGGCGCAATCCGCGGTCACGATCACAGGCGCGGGTTCGTCGTTTGACTACCCGCTCTTCTCGAAGATGTTTTCGGTGTGGCACGGAATGCACTCGAATGTGCAGGTGAACTACCAGTCCATCGGCAGCGGCGGCGGGCAGCAGCAACTGTTCGCGGGGACGGTGAACTTCGGCGCGTCGGACGCACCCCTCACCGACGATCAGCTCAAAGCGCATCCGACAATCGTGCACATCCCGATTACGCTCGGTGCGGTATCCGTCGGGTACAATCTGCCCGGGGTGCCCACGGGCCTCCGCCTCACCGGCGACGTGTTGGCGCGCATCTACATGGGGCAGATCACCTCCTGGTCGGATCCCGCCATCACCGGCCTCAACCCCAACTTCAAAGTGCCGAATCTGCCGATCGCCGTTGTCCACCGCTCCGACGGGAGCGGCACGTCCTTCATCTTCACCGCGTATCTGTCCGCCATCAACCCCGCCTGGAAGAGCAAGGTGGGTAACGGTGCCTCCGTCGACTGGCCGACGGGCGTCGGCGCCAAGGGCAGTGAGGGCGTTTCGGGACAGGTGAAGCAGACCCCGGGCGGCATCGGGTACTTTGAAATGGCGTACTCGATCGAGAACAAGATCCCGCAGGCGACGATGGAGAACGCGGCGGCCCACTGGACCATGCCGAGCGTGCAGGGTGCCGCAGTCGGCGCCGGACAAGCGGCCGCGCACATGCCGGCCGACCTCCGGGCGATGTTCGTCAACGCGCCTGGACCGACGAGCTATCCGATCGCGGGTTTTAGCTGGGTCCTGGTTGACAGCCAAAAGGTCTCGCAGCCTCTGGTCGATCTCCTGACCTGGATGGTTCACGACGGGCAGCAGTACGCGCAACCGCTGTACTACGCGCCGCTGCCGGCCCAAGTGGTCCAGCTGGACGACCAGAAGCTCAAGGCCCTGACGCCGAAGTAG
- a CDS encoding ImmA/IrrE family metallo-endopeptidase, with translation MDVDRAALSLEAQRDLVNLEAFLRTGAAVPGTGSEIGRARARARAIIAGIREIPVDIERVAQACGYPVRDRPLPAGERGTIARDGDHTVIIVNRDRLGQAAAERRWVIAEELGHAVLEHSALVASSAPGAAPAIAEPRRREEEREAKGFAAEILMPEEKVRGRFAELAPRIYRTLGLRHRETEIGEVVVTLARMFGVTPTAMRIRLEELDLIG, from the coding sequence ATGGACGTCGACCGCGCCGCCCTGTCGCTTGAAGCGCAGCGGGACCTCGTGAACCTCGAAGCGTTCCTCCGCACCGGCGCCGCCGTTCCCGGCACGGGCTCCGAGATCGGCCGCGCACGGGCGCGTGCCCGCGCGATCATCGCGGGCATCCGGGAAATCCCGGTCGATATCGAACGCGTCGCCCAAGCGTGCGGCTATCCGGTGCGGGATCGGCCCCTTCCCGCAGGGGAACGGGGCACCATCGCGCGCGACGGCGACCACACGGTCATCATCGTCAATCGGGACCGGCTGGGACAGGCCGCGGCCGAGCGCCGCTGGGTGATCGCCGAAGAACTCGGGCACGCCGTGCTCGAGCACAGCGCGCTCGTGGCGAGCAGCGCCCCGGGCGCGGCCCCGGCGATCGCCGAACCCCGCCGTCGCGAGGAGGAGCGCGAAGCGAAGGGATTCGCCGCAGAAATCCTGATGCCCGAGGAGAAGGTCCGCGGGCGGTTCGCCGAGCTCGCGCCCCGGATCTATCGCACGCTCGGACTCCGTCACCGCGAGACCGAGATCGGGGAAGTGGTCGTCACGTTGGCGCGGATGTTTGGGGTCACGCCGACCGCCATGCGCATCCGCCTCGAGGAGCTCGATCTGATCGGGTAG
- a CDS encoding ABC transporter permease, which translates to MSARALNLRIALAGTTLALLVVAAAAAPWLAPADPLEMGSALLAGPSAAHPLGTDSFGRDTLSRLLFGARVSLLVAATSVLIASSVGTLLGIASATYRGAVEWAAMRAMDLILAFPPILLAIAAVTFLGQSLAKLAVIVAILYIPTFARLSYGGALGVAQREYVEAARALGGSVWHQMGRHILPNVAGPLIVQCSLSAGFAILVESGLSFLGLGVLPPAPTWGRMVSESRDYMQQEPMLLVWPSLAIAVAIGAFNMLGDGLRDALDPRAARSGSARGRRRARSAPEVEPARGPAGAA; encoded by the coding sequence ATGAGCGCCCGAGCACTGAACCTCCGCATCGCCCTGGCCGGGACCACGCTGGCCCTCCTCGTCGTGGCCGCCGCGGCCGCGCCGTGGTTGGCGCCGGCGGACCCGCTCGAGATGGGTTCGGCGCTCCTTGCCGGCCCGTCCGCCGCGCACCCGCTCGGCACCGACTCGTTCGGCCGGGATACGCTGTCGCGCCTCCTGTTCGGGGCGCGGGTGTCGCTGCTCGTCGCCGCGACGTCGGTGTTAATCGCCTCGAGCGTCGGGACGCTCCTCGGCATCGCGAGCGCAACGTACCGGGGCGCCGTGGAGTGGGCGGCCATGCGCGCCATGGACCTGATCCTCGCGTTCCCTCCGATCCTCCTGGCGATCGCCGCGGTGACGTTTCTCGGGCAGAGCTTGGCGAAGCTCGCCGTCATCGTCGCGATCCTGTACATCCCGACGTTCGCGAGGCTGTCCTACGGAGGCGCGCTCGGCGTGGCCCAACGGGAGTACGTCGAGGCGGCGCGGGCGCTCGGCGGCTCGGTGTGGCATCAGATGGGGCGCCACATTCTCCCGAACGTCGCGGGGCCCCTCATCGTGCAGTGCTCGCTGTCGGCCGGGTTCGCCATCCTCGTCGAGTCCGGCCTGAGCTTTCTCGGGCTCGGCGTCCTCCCGCCGGCGCCGACGTGGGGACGCATGGTCAGCGAGAGCCGCGACTACATGCAGCAGGAACCGATGTTGCTCGTGTGGCCGTCGCTGGCGATCGCGGTCGCGATCGGGGCGTTCAACATGCTCGGGGACGGGCTGCGCGACGCCCTCGATCCGCGCGCCGCCCGATCTGGGAGCGCGCGCGGCCGGCGTCGGGCGCGCTCCGCGCCGGAGGTCGAGCCGGCTCGCGGTCCGGCGGGCGCGGCCTGA
- a CDS encoding RraA family protein → MDSIIERLSRLAPSTLGHFVDEGFLDIAIRPVFQPVKFAGRALTVDAPPRDNSIYRQAIRGATPGDVLVIARGGDFRHASFGGGMALAAKNQGIVGVVVDGPATDYAELVAFGLPVYSRGLSALTTRRLDLGGSVGAPIVCGGVRVANGDYVLADDDGVLVIPPSTVQAIIERGEAASQREQETLALLKSGKTFDEIDARRRRT, encoded by the coding sequence ATGGACTCGATCATCGAACGGCTCTCCCGGCTCGCCCCGTCGACGCTCGGGCACTTCGTCGACGAAGGGTTCCTGGACATCGCGATCCGACCGGTGTTCCAACCCGTCAAGTTCGCCGGACGGGCGCTGACCGTCGACGCGCCGCCGCGCGATAACAGCATCTACCGGCAGGCAATCCGCGGGGCCACCCCCGGCGACGTCCTCGTGATCGCGCGCGGCGGCGACTTCCGCCACGCCTCATTCGGCGGCGGCATGGCGCTCGCCGCGAAGAACCAGGGCATCGTCGGCGTCGTGGTGGACGGCCCGGCCACCGATTACGCCGAACTCGTCGCGTTCGGCCTGCCCGTCTACTCGCGCGGCCTGTCGGCGCTCACGACCCGACGGCTCGACCTCGGCGGCAGCGTCGGCGCGCCCATCGTCTGCGGCGGGGTCCGTGTGGCGAACGGAGACTACGTGCTCGCAGACGACGACGGCGTGCTGGTGATCCCGCCGTCAACGGTGCAGGCGATCATCGAGCGCGGCGAGGCCGCGTCGCAGCGCGAACAGGAGACGCTCGCGCTGCTCAAGTCCGGCAAGACGTTCGACGAGATCGATGCGAGACGGAGGAGGACATGA